A single region of the Gorilla gorilla gorilla isolate KB3781 chromosome 1, NHGRI_mGorGor1-v2.1_pri, whole genome shotgun sequence genome encodes:
- the TENT5C gene encoding terminal nucleotidyltransferase 5C codes for MAEESSCTRDCMSFSVLNWDQVSRLHEVLTEVVPIHGRGNFPTLEITLKDIVQTVRSRLEEAGIKVQDVRLNGSAAGHVLVKDNGLGCKDLDLIFHVALPTEAEFQLVRDVVLCSLLNFLPEGVNKLKISPVTLKEAYVQKLVKVCTDTDRWSLISLSNKNGKNVELKFVDSIRRQFEFSVDSFQIILDSLLFFYDCSNNPISEHFHPTVIGESMYGDFEEAFDHLQNRLIATKNPEEIRGGGLLKYSNLLVRDFRPTDQEEIKTLERYMCSRFFIDFPDILEQQRKLETYLQNHFAEEERSKYDYLMILRRVVNESTVCLMGHERRQTLNLISLLALRVLAEQNIIPNATNVTCYYQPAPYVSDGNFSNYYVAHPPVTYSQPYPTWLPCN; via the coding sequence ATGGCAGAGGAGAGCAGCTGTACCAGGGATTGCATGTCCTTCAGCGTGCTCAACTGGGATCAGGTTAGCCGGCTGCATGAGGTCCTGACTGAAGTCGTACCTATCCACGGACGAGGCAACTTTCCAACCTTGGAGATAACTCTGAAGGACATCGTCCAGACCGTCCGCAGTCGGCTGGAGGAGGCAGGCATCAAAGTGCAGGACGTCCGGCTGAATGGCTCCGCAGCTGGCCATGTTTTGGTCAAAGACAATGGCTTGGGCTGCAAAGACCTGGACCTAATCTTCCATGTGGCTCTTCCAACAGAGGCAGAATTTCAGCTGGTTAGAGATGTGGTTCTGTGTTCCCTTCTGAACTTCCTGCCAGAGGGTGTGAACAAGCTCAAAATCAGTCCAGTCACTCTGAAGGAGGCATATGTGCAGAAGCTAGTGAAGGTTTGCACGGACACTGACCGCTGGAGCCTGATCTCCCTCTCCAACAAGAATGGGAAGAACGTGGAGCTGAAGTTTGTCGACTCCATTCGGCGTCAGTTTGAGTTCAGTGTGGACTCTTTCCAAATCATCCTGgattctttgcttttcttctatGACTGTTCCAATAACCCCATCTCTGAGCACTTCCACCCCACCGTGATTGGGGAGAGCATGTACGGGGACTTTGAGGAAGCTTTTGACCATCTGCAGAACAGACTGATCGCCACCAAGAACCCAGAAGAAATCAGAGGCGGGGGACTTCTCAAGTACAGCAACCTTCTTGTGCGGGACTTCAGGCCCACAGaccaggaagaaatcaaaacTCTAGAGCGCTACATGTGCTCCAGGTTCTTCATCGACTTCCCGGACATCCTTGAACAGCAGAGGAAGTTGGAGACTTACCTTCAAAACCACTTTGCTGAAGAAGAGAGAAGCAAGTACGACTACCTCATGATCCTTCGCAGGGTGGTGAACGAGAGCACCGTGTGTCTCATGGGGCATGAACGCAGGCAGACCCTGAACCTCATCTCCCTCCTGGCCTTGCGTGTGCTGGCAGAGCAAAACATCATCCCCAATGCCACCAATGTCACCTGTTACTACCAGCCGGCTCCTTACGTCAGTGATGGCAACTTCAGCAACTACTACGTTGCCCATCCTCCAGTTACCTACAGCCAGCCTTATCCTACCTGGCTGCCCTGTAACTAA